The following DNA comes from Chelmon rostratus isolate fCheRos1 chromosome 20, fCheRos1.pri, whole genome shotgun sequence.
GAAGATTACGTAACCTCAGGGATCCTGTGCAttgggttgtgtgtgtctgttttctgggTGCAGGTTGAACACACTCCTGGTCGTTCAACTCCCTCTGGCTGAATACGGGCGGCCTGCATTTTCgctgtgtgtcacagtgcaCTGATCAATCCACGCAAttcaaatgaatgcagcagtttttttctttcacacacaatTCGTCGTGTTTATCCGTCTCCAGCAGGTCGTCTGTTTAGGCGATGCACAATCTCTCTGGAGTCATGCAGATGTGCACATTTCTAGCCCTATGCACGGCTTAACATGCAGTCACTGAgtgcaaatacacagaaagtGCTTTTACGTAAACCTTCCTCTTGCAGAGAACAGCGACTCTGATGATGATAGGCAAGCCTCTTTTTCTTTGATGCAGGGCTCAGTTTTCCATCAACAGCTCAGTTTGAGGATCATTTGTGCCGTCTTGGGAAACACTTCTGTTTATGAGAAATCAGAACGGTATAATGGACCTCAGAGGGACTGttaatgttattgttgcacATGTAGGAACATTCAAATATGGACGTGCCCGAAGCCAATAACGATGGGCCCAAGGCCACTGTCAATTGTCCGAAACATCCTGCAGTAATAACCCAGGTTAGGTTCAGGGAGATGGGGAATTCCCTGGTGgacatttgttttttagaaACGTAAGTAATTTTCTGTCATCAGCAGCTACTGTAAAATAGCTTCCTCTCTTCCAACTCCAGGCGCACTCTCTTCCTGCTCAAACTTGGCTCCTTCCAGTTTGCTGTCCTGAAGATTGTCTTCACCGTCCTTTCCATTGTCCTCTACACCAATGGGACCTTTAATCTGGCTGATGTGAGTTGGTGTCTGGCGTCTCCTCTTGCTATTGTATCCCTAATGTCTGTTTGTACAAGTTGTTCCCTAACTTGTTACTGTATAATGTGTCAGAAAAATATTATTGTGTTAGTGTGTCACTACAGCCCAGATTCCCAATATTTACTGTTTATACTTTCTTGTTAGCGATTGTTATAAATTGTTCTATTTGTTTCTGTAACACTTCATCATAGGGGTCCATAATTAAAATGCTTAATTAATGTGTAACTTCTTTGAGACTCCTGATGTTTTCATGAATGGATTAATGCAGGGTGCATTATGACTTCCTGTTGCTCACTGTTAAGAAATGATCCAGACACTGTGCGCTGGTGATTCGATAATACTTAATGAATCTTTATTTCATGATTTTTAGCTCAGagttaatttcattttaatatgtaATTGAAATTAGCTGCAATCAAGTTACACACAGCGGATCATTTCAGACCTGTGCATTTGATCATCCTTTccaaaaacagaactgaaatgGTCCCTTAACTTTctctctagcgccaccatcaggtcaaattgTTAATTTGTCCAGTGCTTGATTTATGGCTAAACGTTAAACCGGTCAGCCTTAGCTGTACTTTGAGTTTAGGGCTAgttagcaagtgttagcataGCAGGGTAAACTTAGATGGTGAGCACTATTAAATCAGCAATGCAATAACTGAGGAAAAACTCCTCTTCCACCCCACAGCTTGTAAATGTGATGTGAACAGAGACTGTTAGATGTTTGCATTGACAGCAGATCTTCAGATTTATGTGAGACTTTAAACGCATGGACCTGAAAAGCCCTTTTCTATGTAACACTTCCTTTGTGGCATATGAAGCAATGTATGAACTACCTGTGAGTCAACATTCAATGACTGATGATCCATGAAGTGTTTACTAATCATAGAAGCTCACAATGATTTTATCATTTCTTAACAGTGAGCAACATGAATCCATCATACACTCATTTATTACTTAAGCATGTATTTTGCACACTTGTTGTAAAGTGTTTCTATTTTGCCAAAGAAATGATCGTTTAACTATATAATTTAattatcgtgtgtgtgtgtgtgtgtgtgtgtgtgtgtgtgtgtgtgtgtgtgtgtgtgtgtgtggccgcaCTTCAGTTGAGCATTACCGGAGCTGCCATATGGATCAACCCGTTTGTGGGCATCTTGACCATCATAGCCCTGTGGCCTGTAGCCATCATGTTCATGCACCTGAGGGTTACCCTGCAGTCACTCAAGATCATCCCCAAGTACGCCATGTACCAGGTGAGAGCACCAGAGAGGCTTTAAACACActtttatacacacaaacagctgttttacacACTGTGATGGACACTAATTCAGGCGCTCAACTCCTGTTAGGTCAGTCAggttaaactgtgtgtgtgtgtgtgtgtgtgtgtgtgtgtgtgttgtagctgGTGCTGATCCTGAGTCAGCTGCAAACAGCCATCATCAACATCTTGGCTTTAAACGGAACCATCGCCTGCACCCCGCCCTTCTCCGCCCCGGCCAGAGGATACAGTGAGTCAACATACAGCCGATCCATTCatctgtgtgttgctctgtgtcgATCAACAATGAGTCAGTCCATCCCTTTGTTCATTCAGACGCAAAAACTGGACACAACGACTCCTCCAAGTCTCCTTTGATTTTATCTCTTTAACTCCTTGAGCAGCCGACCTTTGTTTTTTCACCTGTACTCACTCCGCTACTTTACTTTCTGCACCGCTCTGTCTCCGCAGTGATGAGTCAGCAGCTTTTGATCCTGGAGATGTTCATCATCACGCTGGTAACACGCCTGCTGTATCGCCGACAGTACGATCCTTTACCCGAAGAAGAATACGACGACAACGAAAACACCAAGATGGCTGCCATACCCGGCTCTGCATGAGAGCTCTGAATGTGTGCGTGAGCGTGCGTGTGTCATTTGTACTTCCTGCATGTATTTGATATGAGAGATTAAATAGTTaattatgaataaatataaatatgaatgaCATGCACATTCATCTTGTGGGTGTTCGTTACAGGATTTGCACTCTCTCCGTAACCGTTTGATGGACGGGGCACAACAACCACACAGATCCAGAGAGATCCAGCACTAGAGACCTAGAGACTGGCTTGTTCCCGCTGTGTCCTTTAAGTTCAGGGAAAATAGAGAAAACGTTTGGGGACACTTGAGCATAGTGTTAAGGAAACTGCTCAGTGTAAACCCAAGAAAACAttgtttattattcatttatttttccaaatttTGTTTTCCATGCTTTGTGAATTGTATGTtaattttgcacaactgcattTTCAGTCGACCTGCTGTGTGCACTGACAAAAAGACTATCAAGTATCAGCTGAGGTACCAAATTTCACTTTCCTTCGCCTTTTTGAATTTACAGTTGCATATTAGTTTAATTCTAGGCCTTTccaaaatattaataataatcgTAATAATGGAGCCCCAAATGTAAGGTGGCCCCATTTATTTATATCTGCTGTCTTTTGTTAGGCATTATTGCATAAAAGCTATATTTTTATCTAGCATTTGCATTCTGTGTCACCAGCACTGGACCTTTATTGTCAGCATGTGTACAATGTAAAGATTTAAAACATCCTCAGATGAAATGAAAGCGCTGTGGTGTCTCTGTGGTGTCAtttgtttcagtctgttcagtcaTTAGACCCCTAAATCTGGTAGACACCAAACAGCTTCTGTGTAGCCTGGGTATCACCCACTGCCACTGTAACCAGCAGTTATCATACCAACAGGCTCCGTACAATCCggaaaacaacacattaaacTCCAAAATGTAATCAGTTATTCAAATGCAAGATCTTCTGTTCCAATTAGACATTTCATAGCGCATTACGAATTACGTAGGCGGCCGCAGATAAACAAGGTAATGTAGACGATGCTGATTGACACGCCTTCGTCCaattgtgttgctgctgtttcgCACTTCCTAGTTTTAACCCAATCACCGCAGTGAATCAACATGCCTGAGCCAAGTGCGGTTGAGTGGAAACTTTCGAATGTAGCTACGTGATGTCCAAAACCGTCCACGCAGTCAAAATTGGCCGGAAGTGTGGGGATttaaccttcaaaataaaatgttttcccCCCAGCTCCACAAAGATGAGTGTTGTTCAAACTGACTGAGTCTTTTAAGAACAATACTTTTGCCCTTCTGAGTTATCATGGTCCTTCAAAATAATGATAGAAGTTTTTGTTCTATTTAACCCATCACTTCGAAAATGGTCAAAGGTGCAAGAAGCAGACTGTGAAAATTAGCTATTTCAAATAATGCTAGgtaattttatatatatttaatatatatgtgaaaaaaacatatgaaCTTATAAAGCATGATGCATTGTTGTCATGCGTGATGAGTTCATCAATgctttatttatcatttataaGCCTCTTACAACATgtgccaggttgtgaaaaatccCTCTGGCTGTTGAGTCATTAATAGTCAAGTCACTGTCATTCATTAAAGGCTGTAAGTGTGGAACTTCTAATAAGCCATCAAGTCTGCAGTTGTAGTAAGTCATTTAGAGTGACGTGgatgacattttaaaagcattaagCCTGTGTTTACAAATGTTAACTCATTGAGCAAGGGTTTTATAAGTCATCTGCAAGTATAAACACTAGTTTAGAACTCCTGAAGTCTACAGAGAAATTTTAAtaagttgttaaaaaaaaaccaacaactcTTATCcagatgctctgcagctcttttccaGAACCTCAGGGCTCAAATGTTCTGTTCAACTGGTCTTCTCATGATGACAACAGCTAAAGGACGAAACGAAGTGTATGATGTTTAATATCACAGACCTCTTTTCATACAGCATacagttgttttgcatttggCTGGCAACTGTCACTTTAACTAATGTATTGTTTTCATATAGGTTATATTATCTAAACCCCATCTTGATTTAGTCTCAGTTATAAAATCTCAGATTTTataacatgcatgtttttttttcgcattctacttttttcttttctttttttctaccATGCATCTGTCTTTGTTAACTATTAGCATGCTATTATTTTAACTAATTGTTTTTCTAGCATGGATAATAtaagtttggagaaaaaaaggtgaAGAAATAGACATAGATATAGAGATATTTTTCtcttaataataattatatttgATTAATAAAGAATTAGTAAATGATTTATTCACATAAATAAGCTACCAGAAACCATCTATAAAGGCTGCGTGTTAAAAATCGGAACTAAATTTTCTAATCGTTACCAAAATTGGCTACTCTTGACAGcctattaattttattttgaaaaaatggACCGGAAACGGACGTTTGCTCCCGACTAGCTTGACAGTGTTTTAGCTCCTCTATATGTCTGAACAATGCAGACCCAGGAAACACTCTGGAGCGCATATTGTTTGTATCCTGTCATGTAACTTTATGGACGTTTATTCATCTCTTCGCTTCGTGTCCACCGGAAGAAATGTGGGATGACCGGGGAGGACTGTCCGTGTGGCTGTCAGCATTACCGGGGATGAAATGGTCGTGTTTGTGCTGAAAGTCATTCTTACGTTCAGCTGCGGGCATCTTTAATAAAAACTTTCAAAATGAGGTTCTTCGCGTCTCTGCTGAAAAACGCAAACCCCAAAATCGAGTATTACTCCAGGTTCTCGCCGTCCCCGCTCTCCATCAAGCAGTTTCTGGATTTTGGTAAGCATCATCTTACAGGAGTGACTTGCTGATTAGGAGGACAACCAGCAGGCCTTTCTGTTTATTGCCatgtattttatcatttcagccTCTTGTTTCTGTGGAGTGTCTCAGACAAGCCCTGTTATTAATAGAAGAAGTCCTCCACGAGCTGCCGTGAAACATTAGACTGTGCAGTGATCAGATGTGGGCTTTGAATGAAGTGATTACTTTTAGTaacagcacatgcacatgcatatgaTGGCTGTGCATGACAGCTCTCTGTTTGTTGAGCCTAATGCATGCAGGCGTCCTCCCCAGTCGCACTGGATGCAGCTCATGTGAGTCCAGCTCCTAAAATGCTCAACAGGGTTTTAATCAGCCTTACATCAGAGCAGGAGTGGGTCCTGGTTTTGCATGTGCAGCGCGTCTCTGCATGCAGAGTCAGTAACTGTGCTCTTGACATGAAATTGAGTCGCAAGATGCTGGACGCCGCGCTCAAGGCTTTCCTTAATCCATCTCTGATTAAAACACAGTCATCTCTCTTACATAATTTGTTGTCACGGCCGTGGATCTGATGTGAGGTCCAGGAAGCTTGCTGCGCTGAGACACCCAGCCAGGATCTTGTTGGCTGTAATTGGTCAGAAGAGAAGTAGGGCAAAACGTACTGGGTGTCTCAAAAAGGGAACAGGAAAGTCAACCAGTAGTCGTTCCAGGGCTGAGTCAGTATTTGGTGTTTTCACAACCCCGTGTTGCAGTTACTGGGCCTTCTCTTTGTGGTGCTGAATCAGGGGAAGCCTGTCCTTTGAGCAGAGATGATGGGACATTTCCTTGTGACACTGTTCCTTTTCCACATAGCCAGCAGATTTcctctgcacattttctctgctgagaGTTTAACAGGGTTCACGTGTGAGTCCTCACAATCGCTCAATAGAGAGGCCGGGTGCAAACGACTTCTTGGTTGGCACAAAAATGCAATGTCGGCTTCCCCGATGGCCATTTCTGAGAAAGACAGTTAACATTACGCCacagtaattttatttttcctgtttagATCAGAAACATAAATCTCCCCAAACCTTTCCATgaccccctctctctgctgggcTACAATATTTATGATTTCCTTGTATGGTTCAAGCTCATGTGGGAAAGTACATACAGCTCCAGCTAGTTAGCACAGTCGAAGGTATCATGTTAAAGGTTGGAAATTGAAACTGACTACAGCTCTCCACCTGATACTCAGCTTGTTTGTTTACCCTGTCTACTCGTCACGCTGGTACACAAGTTCACacaggaaatatttttttatggGGAAAACAGAACTTTTCCACTGATTTGAGATTAATACAGTTACATTTTTGTGTTATTCCACCTGTTTCTTAACTGATAGGGTTAACATGTGTCATATGGGAACCAGAATATAACAGAAGTTTTGTGCGTGGTGGATTTTGTCATGTATGCGCCTCTAAGACTAcgacatgaaaaaaacaaactgagccCTGAATGTATGTGCAGTTCACTGCGGGCGAAGCCTCCACAAACCCCGCTCGCTGTTCTTTCAGGCAGGGAGAATGCGTGCGAGAAGACGTCCTACATGTTCCTGCGCAAGGAGCTGCCGGTGCGGCTGGCCAACACCATGAGGGAGGTCAACCTGCTCCCTGATCACCTGCTCAGCCAGCCCTCCGTCAGACTGGTGCAGAAATGGTGAGACGCTTCCTGGAGAAATGAGCTTTATATGGCAGCTCGGGGATAAGGTTTACAGCAGGAGTATTGTTAAGATGTTTGCGTAAAGGCTGTCTTTTGACCTCTGCTTTATTAGGTACATGCAGAGctttgtggagctgctggattATGAGAACCGAAAGCCAGAGGATGCTCACGTTCTGAACGAGTGAGTGAACATTGCCTCAATGAATGATTCACGACAGCAAAGTGTGATACGTGTACGGTGCAGTAAGTACAGCTTTGTCAGCCACCCAGCTGTTCTGTGCTGGgtttatgtctttatgtctcGAGTCCCTCTGCAGCTAATCCCTGTTACACACATTCTGCAGATCCCTGCTGACTGCACAGGTAACGCTGTGTATTTATGCCATAATAATGGATGACTGTGTGATAAACACAGATAGGAGTTCGGATAAGGTCTGCTTAGAGGTGACTTTTACAATCATTCCACTGGAAATGAAAGGACAGTGATACACTTCATTCATGACTGATCACAAGGTGGATCCAAGACGGCctcattgcatttttttttctattttcttttcagtttccTAGAGCTCTTGATCGAGATCCGTAACCGTCACAACGACGTGGTTCCCACCATGGCTCAGGGAGTCATCGAGTACAAAGAGAAGTTTGGCTTTGACCCCTTTATCAGCAGCAACATCCAGTATTTCCTGGACCGCTTCTACACCAACCGCATCTCTTTCCGCATGCTCATCAACCAGCACAGTGAGTCTCACAGACCGATGTGGCTTGTTTGGATCGCCGCTGCTCTGCAGCTGACTTTAGTTTCCACGTCTCTTCTGCGCAGCTCTCCTGTTCGGCAACGACACCAACCCCGCCCATCCAAAACACATAGGCAGTATTGATCCCACCTGCAGCGTGGCTGAAGTTGTCAGTGGTGAGTTGAAGACAGGCAGGGTGGTTGTGGGAGCACTTTGTTACGCATATCTCAGCAGTGACTCTCAGCTGTGgcacaaatcaaacaaacccCAGTTCATCCGCATTAAACGGCATGTTTACATAATGATTTTTCAAGAATTCCAGCAATGTGGATCCAAAGCTGCACTCACAGTGACCCAGCAAGGGACAGAAAGCCACATTAGTAACAGGAATCCAAATTTGAACTCTGCCCATACTCTGCTCATTCTGTGCTGACTCCTGTCGTTTTGCCTCCTCTCTCAGATGCCTATGACACCGCCAAGATGCTGTGTGAGAAGTACTACTTGGCTGCGCCCGAGCTGAAGATCGAAGAGTTCAACAGTAAGATTTTTTTGCCAGCCGTTCGTTCATTTCGCCATTTTCTCCCTGTAATCTATCGCACAGCTGATGTGAAACAATATATCCTGTTACCAAGTCTGTTCAGAGCTTGTGGGTGCAGCTTTGGGGTCCAAATTTAGCCCCGTGAttataatgttcaccatctcgTTAACTTGAAAACAAGCggctttgtgtgcatgcatgtgtgtgtgatctttcTTGTCTACCAGTGAAGGCCCCAAAAAAGCCCATCCAGGCGGTGTATGTGCCCTCTCATCTGTTCCACATGCTGTTTGAGCTCTTTAAGGTGAGCAGTGCAGTACCGGTGACAGTAACTTCACCACTTTAGCgctctttaaatgtaatttagtCATAATGTGGTTACAACTGTGTGAAGACTGAGCTGAGTTAATGAACTCTGCGTGTTTGTAGAACTCAATGAGAGCCACAGTGGAGCTTTATGAGAACAGCACAGAGGGATTACCACCAGTAAAGGCAAAAGTCACTCTGGGTAAAGAGGATCTCTCTGTTAAggtaaatcacacacacacacacacacacacacacgcatatcCTTGAATAAATATTTATGGTTTTTGAACTTCTTGTCTGGTCGTCTTTCTCACCCTTTCGCTTCGTCTCTCCCGCGATCTGCCTTCAGAtcagtgacagaggaggaggagttccTCTGAGGAAGATAGACCGTCTGTTTAACTACATGTACTCCACTGCTCCTACACCAAGCCTGGAGCCAGGAGCTGTCCCACTGgtacgcacacatacacacacacacacacacacacacacagatcagtaTTGATCCTGGTGACCATTTCATTTGTTATGTACAGCATCTGGGAGATTAAATGCCGTTGCTCTGTGCCGTTCCCCCTCTCCCATCCAGGCTGGTTTTGGCTACGGTTTGCCGATTTCCAGGCTCTATGCCCGATACTTCCAGGGGGATCTGAAACTGTACTCCATGGAGGGTGTGGGCACAGACGCAGTCATCTATCTGAAGGTAAAGTGAGCTAGTCAAATGTGGAGCATGTTGGAATgggtttaatttatttttagctgGTCACAGTTCAAAAAACGcttattcactttttttaagGCAAGAGTTGGATGACAAGATTTATACCActcacatctgtctgttaaCTATGAGGCTAGGGCCAGAggatagcttagcttagcataaaggctggatgTAGGGAGAAGCAGCTATGAAACctccatcaaaaacaaaaagatgtaTTCTGTTTGccacattttgttgcatttgaatAGAGCCAGGGTAGCTGTTTCTCagtgtttacagtctttattctaagctatgctaaccggctgctggccGTGGCTTCACATTTAAGTTAGCAGACTTCAgatcttaatgctaagctaagctaaccgcctCTGGCTGCACGATGAAGCCGAGttctcactggctcttttgttttgtccctCTGCTTAAAGGCCCTGTCCAGCGAGTCCTTCGAGCGCTTGCCCGTCTTCAACAAGTCAGCGTGGCGGCATTACAAGACCAGCCCCGAGGCAGACGACTGGAGCAACCCCAGCAAAGAGCCGCGCGATGCCAGCAAGTCCAAATACAAAGCCAACAGATAACTCTGCCTGACATGCTAGCCCAGCCCTCTGCTGAGCCCAAATACCTGCACTCTGCCCTCGAGCATGTACGATGAAGTGTTGTCCTTGGGTAAACGCTTGGTTTACGGTCAGACTTGCTTTAACATTCCAGCTTTGGAAAAGATCCTTGAACTTGATTTATATCTGTACCCAATGGCAACAGCATTCATCAGTGTAGCTTTCATTCTTGTGGCATTACCACTGGCTCTCCCAAGACAGAGTTAAAAATGAACCTCTTCCAAATTAGTTCCCCACCATTACGTTCTGCATCTTTACTTCTTCATTTCTCCTCCATCTGGCCATTATTCGAAGCTAAATTCACTGTTAACTGTCTCGCGGACAGTTCGGCCTGGCTCGTCTGTGCGGACCGGGCCGCCGCTCCCTGTGGCTGAATACGCCAGCACTGCTGATTGAGAGTCTGTCTCGTTTTCACCCTCTCGAACACAAGCAGAGTCAGGAGGTTTGAGTTTCAGTGCAaatgggaagaggaggaggtttcATTTCCTTCCTTTGGGAGACACTGTCGATTGAACGCACAATTAGGCCAGTGTGTCACTGGCATAGTAAAGACTTGTTTTGGTCTCTATTTCGGCCTgggaaaataaaagagaagatTGCATGTAGATGAGAGAAAATGATCACTCCTTTGTAAGAGATTAACGAAAGAGTACACCTTATTTTTAAAGATCTagaagtcagttttattttatgtcaaAGAGAGAAAGCCTTACTTCTGGGATCTTCTGCCTTGAAGGCTCTACTGGAACTCAAAAGTTAATTTCTAATGAAGGAACGCTAGAAATCAAGTTTTTCAGggaattttgtttctgttttacttctTCGCTCATGGAAGTTAACTAATCGCCACCTACAAACACAACTGACCCTCATCTGACATTTCTGCTTGCAAACCAGCTCTGCACCCTGATTTAACAACTGCTGAAGGACCAAAGCAGCGTCTGTAGGATGCTTATGAAATGCCACCATGCCAGCTTTCTCCGTCACATTGCTTCAACCACACCGGCATGATTTTAGTACTGTATCGGACGAATGGACCCGTTGCATCCTGCAG
Coding sequences within:
- the slc51a gene encoding organic solute transporter subunit alpha produces the protein MNNGSNRTVDPSCTDRPPLAIDIILKLDIFGIILYSVLTFMAAVSMLVFLEECAYIYKKVPANKKSVIIWVNGAAPVIGTMSCLGMWIPRATMFTDMTSACYFAVVVFKFLILMLEEVGGDEAFLRRAGKHKLRISTGPCCCCCPCLPYVAITRRTLFLLKLGSFQFAVLKIVFTVLSIVLYTNGTFNLADLSITGAAIWINPFVGILTIIALWPVAIMFMHLRVTLQSLKIIPKYAMYQLVLILSQLQTAIINILALNGTIACTPPFSAPARGYMMSQQLLILEMFIITLVTRLLYRRQYDPLPEEEYDDNENTKMAAIPGSA
- the pdk3a gene encoding pyruvate dehydrogenase (acetyl-transferring) kinase isozyme 3, mitochondrial, whose amino-acid sequence is MRFFASLLKNANPKIEYYSRFSPSPLSIKQFLDFGRENACEKTSYMFLRKELPVRLANTMREVNLLPDHLLSQPSVRLVQKWYMQSFVELLDYENRKPEDAHVLNDFLELLIEIRNRHNDVVPTMAQGVIEYKEKFGFDPFISSNIQYFLDRFYTNRISFRMLINQHTLLFGNDTNPAHPKHIGSIDPTCSVAEVVSDAYDTAKMLCEKYYLAAPELKIEEFNMKAPKKPIQAVYVPSHLFHMLFELFKNSMRATVELYENSTEGLPPVKAKVTLGKEDLSVKISDRGGGVPLRKIDRLFNYMYSTAPTPSLEPGAVPLAGFGYGLPISRLYARYFQGDLKLYSMEGVGTDAVIYLKALSSESFERLPVFNKSAWRHYKTSPEADDWSNPSKEPRDASKSKYKANR